From a region of the Campylobacter sp. genome:
- a CDS encoding ATP-dependent helicase → MSDILEGLNPAQREAASHVDGAMLILAGAGSGKTKTITARLAYLLSNGVPPGNTLTLTFTNKAATEMRSRALNLISGLNLSGVPLLCTFHKFGLLFLKFHISELGRSANFQVIDTDDKKKIIKGFEINLPTSLLAAKISTYKNSLIGPKDIDELLKGEEDELSRMYSGFYAHCADAYKRYEAYLAANNLVDFDDLLILPYKILSANERLCDEISRRYVYITVDEYQDTNDIQFKLLQKLCAAHENLVVVGDDDQSIYGWRGARIENILNFKDQFSNVKFIKLEQNYRSTDEILSAANELISHNKNRLGKSLTSMNGGGEKIEILRSDEESIEAAKIAEAIKKLLSSGVAPSQIAVLYRVNALSRALEEGLNRAKIPYKMVGGVKFYERAEIKDTIAYLRLVNDEHDDFSMRRIINVPKRGIGKVSLAKLEELSRLRLISLFDAFSEPDAGLSAKAAQALAELKSGIASISALADTIKKIEALEPTFGLKAYYASLPDGADRVANIDEFLAMLKDEASNKPDFDLAEFLNELSLLSDQDAIMGDAINIMSVHASKGLEFEHLFVIGLEEGFFPLLGDSNDIEEERRLAYVAITRAKRTLTLSFAASRFYRGKRERLDASRFIAEAGLVAKEPPREQSSGFSKGELIKHKLFGIGQITAVNGDRLTINFGGISRVIMSNFVEKIGSYE, encoded by the coding sequence ATGAGTGATATTTTAGAGGGTCTTAATCCTGCTCAGCGCGAGGCTGCGAGCCACGTGGATGGAGCGATGCTAATCTTAGCGGGTGCTGGTAGCGGCAAAACTAAAACGATCACCGCGCGTCTTGCCTATCTGCTATCAAACGGCGTGCCTCCGGGAAATACTCTCACGCTTACGTTTACGAACAAAGCCGCCACCGAGATGCGCTCGCGAGCGCTTAATCTGATAAGCGGGTTAAATTTAAGCGGAGTGCCGCTTCTGTGCACCTTTCATAAATTCGGGCTTTTGTTTTTGAAATTTCATATTAGCGAGCTTGGGCGCAGCGCAAACTTCCAAGTAATCGATACCGACGATAAGAAAAAGATCATCAAGGGCTTTGAGATAAATTTGCCCACATCGCTATTGGCAGCTAAAATTTCAACTTACAAAAATTCTCTAATCGGCCCCAAAGATATCGACGAGCTTCTAAAGGGCGAAGAGGACGAGCTAAGCAGGATGTATAGCGGATTTTACGCGCATTGCGCTGATGCATATAAGCGCTACGAGGCGTATTTGGCGGCGAATAATCTTGTAGATTTCGATGATCTGCTGATATTGCCGTATAAAATTTTAAGCGCCAATGAGCGGCTATGCGATGAAATTTCGCGCCGTTACGTCTATATCACGGTGGATGAGTATCAGGACACCAACGACATTCAATTCAAACTGCTGCAAAAGCTTTGTGCCGCGCACGAAAACCTCGTGGTGGTGGGTGATGACGATCAGAGTATCTACGGCTGGCGCGGCGCACGGATAGAAAATATCTTAAATTTTAAAGATCAGTTCTCAAACGTAAAATTTATCAAACTCGAGCAGAATTACCGCTCCACAGATGAAATTTTATCTGCTGCCAACGAGCTCATCTCGCATAACAAAAACCGCCTCGGCAAGAGCCTTACTAGCATGAACGGCGGCGGCGAAAAGATCGAAATTTTGCGTTCAGACGAGGAGAGTATCGAGGCGGCAAAGATCGCAGAAGCTATCAAAAAGCTACTTTCAAGCGGAGTAGCGCCCTCTCAAATCGCCGTGCTTTACCGCGTAAACGCTCTGTCGCGCGCGCTGGAAGAGGGGCTGAATCGCGCCAAAATCCCGTATAAAATGGTAGGCGGCGTGAAATTTTACGAGCGCGCCGAGATCAAGGATACGATCGCCTATCTGCGCTTAGTAAACGACGAGCACGACGACTTTTCGATGAGGCGGATCATAAACGTGCCCAAGCGCGGCATCGGCAAGGTCTCGCTGGCAAAGCTCGAGGAGCTTTCGCGCCTGCGACTCATCAGTCTATTTGATGCGTTTAGTGAGCCTGATGCGGGGCTTAGCGCCAAGGCGGCGCAGGCTCTAGCGGAGCTTAAAAGCGGCATCGCTTCTATTTCCGCACTAGCCGATACTATCAAAAAAATAGAGGCGCTAGAGCCCACTTTCGGGCTAAAGGCTTACTACGCCTCGCTTCCGGACGGCGCCGATCGGGTAGCGAACATCGACGAGTTTTTAGCTATGCTAAAGGACGAAGCTAGCAATAAACCCGATTTTGATCTGGCGGAATTTTTAAACGAGCTAAGCCTTCTTAGCGATCAGGACGCCATCATGGGCGATGCGATAAACATAATGAGCGTGCATGCTAGCAAAGGGCTTGAGTTCGAGCATCTTTTCGTAATCGGGCTGGAGGAGGGGTTTTTCCCGCTTTTGGGCGACAGCAATGACATCGAGGAGGAGCGCAGACTCGCATACGTAGCGATTACGCGCGCCAAGCGCACGCTTACGCTTAGCTTTGCTGCTAGCCGCTTTTATCGCGGCAAGCGCGAGAGGCTGGACGCTAGCAGGTTTATAGCCGAGGCGGGTTTGGTAGCCAAAGAGCCGCCGCGCGAGCAAAGTAGCGGCTTTAGCAAGGGCGAGCTGATCAAACACAAACTCTTTGGTATCGGACAGATCACGGCGGTAAACGGCGACCGACTCACTATAAATTTCGGCGGAATTTCGCGCGTGATAATGTCAAATTTCGTAGAAAAGATCGGCTCTTATGAATAG
- a CDS encoding 4-(cytidine 5'-diphospho)-2-C-methyl-D-erythritol kinase, which translates to MKAYAKINVFLKVVGTRGSYHEIASRFVLRRELFDEINFERASGFALECGAAQIADNIILKAKVALEQAGFARELAEFFGSHKIVLKKHIPIGAGLGGGSSDAAAFLRLANEELGLKISRERLTKIAQNIGADVAFFVSGLEAANVRGIGEIIEPFEDQLPAIEILTPAIFCSTGAVYNEFRASFMQNINAAQAQEMLRLGSEQLLTQYGGFTLNDLFAPCIKLYPQMSKYRDMFLSGSGSSVFFLK; encoded by the coding sequence TTGAAGGCCTATGCAAAGATTAACGTTTTTTTAAAAGTCGTCGGCACGCGCGGCAGCTACCACGAGATCGCCTCGCGCTTCGTGCTGCGCAGGGAGCTCTTTGATGAGATAAACTTCGAGCGCGCGAGCGGCTTTGCGCTCGAATGTGGCGCCGCGCAGATCGCAGATAACATAATTTTAAAGGCCAAGGTGGCGCTTGAGCAGGCGGGCTTTGCGCGTGAGCTTGCGGAGTTTTTCGGCTCGCACAAGATCGTGCTTAAAAAACATATTCCGATCGGCGCGGGTCTTGGGGGCGGCAGTAGCGACGCGGCGGCGTTTTTGCGGCTTGCGAACGAGGAGTTAGGCTTAAAAATTTCGCGCGAGCGGCTTACCAAAATCGCGCAAAATATCGGCGCGGACGTTGCGTTTTTTGTTAGTGGACTTGAGGCCGCAAACGTGCGCGGCATCGGCGAGATCATCGAGCCTTTCGAGGACCAGCTGCCTGCGATCGAAATTTTAACGCCCGCGATCTTTTGCTCCACCGGCGCGGTTTATAACGAGTTTCGCGCAAGCTTTATGCAAAATATAAACGCCGCGCAGGCGCAAGAGATGTTGCGTTTAGGCAGCGAGCAGCTGCTGACGCAATATGGCGGCTTTACGTTAAACGATCTTTTCGCGCCGTGCATAAAGCTATATCCGCAGATGAGCAAGTATCGCGATATGTTTCTAAGCGGTAGCGGCAGCAGCGTGTTTTTCTTAAAATAA
- the aat gene encoding leucyl/phenylalanyl-tRNA--protein transferase, producing MARFYDFPDPMDAPDFAPLASGGDLSEDCLLSAYSAGIFPWFSEDEPILWWSPDPRAVLDPREVRVQKSIKPYLKRYDVKFDANFKGFIERCKDVRKKESDGTWISEQIVQAYSRLAADGYAHSVEAYEDGELVGGLYGLIFGRVFCGESMLSLKSNASKVALIRLCEVLANFGFLIDCQIMNEHLKFMGAKEMPRAEFLALFAELSAQDSGFERFADLKVPRGAQH from the coding sequence ATGGCTCGGTTTTACGATTTTCCAGATCCTATGGATGCGCCCGATTTTGCGCCGCTTGCAAGTGGCGGCGATCTGAGCGAGGATTGCTTGCTTAGCGCTTATAGCGCAGGGATATTTCCGTGGTTTAGCGAGGATGAGCCGATTTTATGGTGGTCGCCCGATCCGCGCGCAGTGCTTGATCCGCGCGAAGTGCGCGTGCAAAAGTCCATTAAGCCCTATCTTAAGCGATATGACGTTAAATTTGACGCGAATTTTAAGGGCTTCATCGAGCGCTGCAAAGACGTACGAAAAAAAGAGAGCGACGGCACGTGGATCAGCGAGCAGATCGTGCAGGCTTACTCGCGTTTGGCAGCAGACGGCTACGCTCACAGCGTCGAGGCATACGAAGATGGCGAGCTCGTAGGTGGGCTATACGGGCTAATTTTTGGGCGGGTGTTTTGCGGCGAGAGTATGCTGAGCCTAAAGAGCAACGCTTCGAAAGTCGCGCTGATTAGGCTTTGTGAGGTGCTTGCAAATTTCGGCTTTCTAATCGACTGTCAGATTATGAACGAGCATCTGAAATTTATGGGTGCTAAAGAGATGCCGCGAGCGGAATTCCTCGCTCTATTTGCTGAGCTTAGTGCGCAAGATAGCGGCTTTGAGCGCTTTGCGGATCTTAAAGTTCCGCGCGGAGCGCAGCATTGA
- a CDS encoding TlpA family protein disulfide reductase: MKKFLLLCLAIFVLSGCGDDSQKKTGSAGENPAASENQMAKNSAQDKNGERIGGESGEEVAFTPFKAGERFTLKSVVGGEVTIERTEKGFKLADSDKILMFDIFGTYCQPCRIEAPHLMDFQLKNSADFLMVGLIYFEDITDAQVIENFTKKFNAYYFISNSKQNERIVGQILSDIGYRHALSIPFKVVLKDGKYQRLTDINEGDERGKPYYLGMVDTDVIKSDIARIKNGN; this comes from the coding sequence ATGAAGAAATTTTTACTATTATGTTTAGCGATTTTTGTCTTAAGTGGCTGCGGAGATGATTCGCAGAAAAAGACGGGCTCTGCGGGCGAGAATCCTGCCGCGAGCGAGAATCAGATGGCAAAAAATTCTGCTCAAGATAAAAATGGCGAGCGTATTGGCGGAGAAAGTGGCGAGGAGGTAGCTTTTACGCCGTTTAAAGCGGGCGAACGATTTACGCTTAAAAGCGTCGTAGGCGGCGAGGTAACGATCGAGCGGACAGAAAAGGGCTTTAAGCTCGCGGACAGCGATAAAATTTTAATGTTTGATATTTTCGGTACTTACTGTCAGCCGTGCCGCATCGAAGCGCCGCATCTGATGGACTTTCAGTTAAAAAATTCCGCGGATTTTCTAATGGTTGGCTTGATTTATTTTGAGGACATTACGGACGCGCAAGTGATCGAAAATTTTACGAAAAAGTTTAATGCGTATTATTTCATCTCCAATTCAAAACAAAACGAGCGCATAGTGGGTCAAATTTTAAGCGACATCGGTTATCGTCACGCGCTTTCGATCCCTTTTAAGGTAGTACTTAAAGATGGAAAATATCAAAGGCTTACCGACATTAACGAGGGCGATGAGCGGGGTAAGCCGTATTACTTAGGCATGGTCGATACTGATGTGATAAAAAGCGATATCGCCAGGATAAAAAATGGCAACTAA
- a CDS encoding AAA family ATPase yields the protein MIGFFLNKHFEQAISVANDGEDEYITTSHVVYAIFKYNKPFHGLIAKEIPDINYLNILDNLGGLLDMMPKSSGKAPAQTIEFKQFYTELNNAKEPKNELDFMLKILNDKENDCTKILNHYGINAAIFELIVRKYKSAFDHRDEVVSRDEAAAIKLNSYDIDDITHAMNYDESRRQWQNTEFEPAFEGEKDAINERDIKKDSPSSLYTANLNKIALEGKIDPLIGREKEIEKTLQTLCRRKKNNPILVGEAGVGKTAIIEGIALKIVRGEVPEKLKNKVIYALDAGALIAGTTLRGEFEERLKDLIDEFSANQNAILFIDEIHTIVGAGTGNRNELDMSNILKPSLASGELSVIGATTYGEYRSFSQDKALSRRFCKIDVSEPSIDDSVEILKGVAKKYEEFHGVKFSDEILRDSVTLAKKYQSDKFLPDSAIDLIDEVGASFAFKPHEAPLEISKDDLVNTLSISANIANLSSSVDNKQVLKNLEANIKREIFGQDEAVSSLCKALLRSYAGLGGASSPIGVFLFAGSSGVGKSELAKVLAAQLGVHFERYDMSEYMEAHSVSRLIGAPPGYVGFENGGILTNNIKKHPYSVILFDEVEKAHPSMTNIFLGIFDNASLTDNNGVTTDFKNTIIIMTSNLGTKEAPQVGFTKDESYKVDSAIRSFFAPEFRNRIDKIINFNRLSGEILEKIVDKTIGELESQLKNVKISLNKEAKDLIISRGYSDEFGARNLKREISSQISDHISGELLFGALQEGGLVSVSVKDGELSFSFASTPLPQIEKKQPALAQSSVVK from the coding sequence ATGATAGGATTTTTTTTAAACAAACATTTTGAACAAGCAATCAGCGTCGCAAATGACGGCGAGGACGAATACATTACTACTTCGCACGTAGTTTATGCGATTTTTAAATACAATAAGCCCTTCCATGGGCTCATCGCCAAAGAAATTCCAGATATTAACTACCTAAATATTTTGGATAATCTGGGCGGGCTTTTGGATATGATGCCTAAATCAAGCGGCAAGGCTCCGGCGCAGACGATAGAATTTAAGCAGTTCTATACTGAATTAAATAATGCTAAAGAGCCTAAAAATGAGCTTGATTTTATGCTTAAAATTCTAAATGATAAGGAAAACGACTGCACTAAAATTTTAAATCACTACGGTATAAACGCTGCGATTTTTGAGCTCATCGTGCGAAAGTACAAATCCGCTTTCGATCACCGTGATGAGGTCGTTTCTCGCGACGAAGCCGCAGCGATTAAGCTAAACTCATACGATATCGATGATATCACGCATGCGATGAATTACGACGAAAGCCGCAGGCAGTGGCAGAATACGGAATTTGAGCCTGCGTTTGAGGGCGAAAAGGACGCCATAAACGAGCGCGATATTAAAAAGGATTCGCCTAGTTCACTTTATACAGCAAACCTCAATAAAATCGCGCTTGAGGGTAAGATCGATCCACTCATCGGACGCGAAAAAGAGATCGAAAAGACGCTGCAAACCCTCTGTCGCCGCAAGAAAAATAATCCGATCTTAGTGGGCGAAGCAGGAGTTGGTAAAACCGCGATCATCGAGGGCATCGCGCTAAAAATCGTCCGCGGCGAAGTGCCAGAAAAGCTAAAAAACAAGGTGATTTACGCCCTTGATGCTGGCGCGCTGATCGCAGGCACTACGCTGCGCGGGGAGTTTGAAGAGAGGCTAAAGGATCTCATAGACGAGTTTAGCGCTAATCAAAATGCGATTTTATTTATCGATGAAATTCACACGATCGTTGGCGCAGGCACGGGCAATCGCAACGAACTTGATATGTCAAACATCCTAAAGCCTTCGCTTGCAAGCGGCGAGCTATCGGTCATCGGCGCTACTACATACGGCGAATATCGCTCGTTTTCGCAGGATAAAGCGCTTAGCCGCAGGTTTTGCAAAATCGACGTGAGCGAGCCTAGCATTGACGATAGCGTCGAAATTTTAAAAGGCGTAGCCAAAAAATATGAGGAATTTCACGGCGTAAAATTTAGCGACGAAATTTTGCGAGATAGCGTAACGCTTGCTAAAAAATATCAAAGCGATAAATTCCTTCCCGACAGCGCCATTGATCTCATCGACGAGGTGGGCGCTAGCTTTGCGTTTAAACCGCACGAAGCTCCGCTTGAAATCAGTAAGGACGATTTGGTAAATACGCTTTCGATTAGCGCGAATATTGCAAATTTAAGCAGTAGCGTCGATAATAAACAGGTACTAAAAAATCTGGAAGCCAATATCAAGCGTGAAATTTTCGGTCAAGATGAAGCGGTTAGCAGCCTTTGCAAGGCACTTTTGCGCTCTTACGCCGGGCTTGGAGGCGCAAGCTCCCCAATCGGCGTATTTTTATTTGCAGGTAGCAGCGGTGTGGGCAAAAGTGAGCTAGCCAAGGTCTTAGCCGCGCAGCTTGGAGTGCATTTTGAGCGCTATGATATGAGCGAATATATGGAAGCTCACAGCGTCTCTAGGCTCATCGGAGCACCTCCCGGATACGTGGGCTTTGAAAACGGTGGAATTTTAACAAACAACATCAAAAAGCACCCCTACAGCGTCATTTTATTTGATGAGGTAGAAAAAGCTCATCCTAGCATGACGAATATTTTTTTAGGAATTTTCGATAACGCAAGCCTTACCGATAATAACGGCGTTACGACCGATTTTAAAAATACGATCATAATAATGACGTCGAATTTAGGTACGAAAGAAGCGCCGCAGGTCGGATTTACAAAGGATGAGAGCTATAAAGTAGATAGCGCCATAAGAAGCTTTTTTGCGCCGGAATTTCGCAACCGCATCGATAAAATCATAAATTTTAACCGCTTAAGCGGCGAAATTTTAGAAAAGATCGTGGATAAAACTATCGGCGAGCTAGAGTCGCAGCTAAAAAACGTAAAGATTAGTCTAAACAAGGAAGCAAAAGATTTGATTATCTCGCGCGGCTATTCGGACGAGTTTGGCGCGCGAAATTTAAAGCGCGAGATCAGCTCTCAGATCAGCGATCATATAAGCGGCGAGCTGCTTTTTGGCGCGCTACAAGAGGGTGGCTTGGTTAGCGTGAGCGTAAAAGATGGCGAGCTAAGCTTTAGCTTTGCTTCTACGCCTTTGCCGCAGATAGAAAAAAAGCAACCCGCACTAGCTCAAAGCAGTGTCGTTAAATAA
- a CDS encoding M3 family oligoendopeptidase — translation MNWNLGELFANEAEFSGAIDSASAQARDFELKFKDKLHALSAEEFLGALELYEGISEQIGKIMSFAHLRFARDTSLGAQQAKTEQACNDISQSLLFFELEFNELDAAKQDEFIAGSGRFRYYLSLLKQRKTHQLSLPQESVLLKTSPVSGEAFSRLFDESMARMSFGFRGQKLGEEEILSLLHSSDREVRKDAAASLSAVLEQNSHLLGYIYNMIKTDLKIRCELRGYDKAEAVMHEENQINIASVDALIAETERSFALVGKFYAKKREILGYDALYDYDRYAPLGGDEGEFSFEQAKQIVLAAFEKFSPKFKQIALIAFERNWIDAMPAQNKQSGAFSHSGSRDTHPFVLLNFTRKRRDVFTLAHELGHAIHQYLSYGVGYFNSFTPLTTAETASVFCEMLVFDYMRENFSNLNGLSNFKSTAALDGSQNFKCSASQEAQGGEIPNERAVKNSASQDSAGSCELAASDTDTPSQTANDKAALRAMLAAKIEDIFATLYRQIGFTTFERRVHASADELSIERLGELWMEESRKMFAGELILQDHYKSWWSYIPHFVHTPFYCYSYAYAQLLVLAFYGLYKSGRLENFVQIYTEFLSSGGSDAPQKLVAKFGFDINKSEFWRIGIEQVAALVDEFVRG, via the coding sequence ATGAATTGGAATTTAGGCGAGCTGTTTGCAAACGAAGCAGAATTTAGCGGCGCGATAGATAGCGCCTCCGCGCAGGCTAGGGATTTTGAGCTTAAATTTAAAGATAAGCTGCACGCCCTTAGCGCGGAGGAATTTTTAGGCGCGCTTGAGCTTTATGAGGGCATCAGCGAGCAGATCGGCAAGATAATGAGCTTTGCGCATCTAAGATTCGCGCGAGATACAAGTCTCGGGGCGCAGCAGGCCAAGACGGAGCAAGCTTGCAACGACATTTCGCAGAGCCTACTCTTTTTCGAGCTTGAGTTTAACGAGCTTGACGCCGCAAAACAGGACGAGTTTATCGCAGGAAGCGGGAGATTTAGATATTATTTGAGCCTACTTAAGCAGCGCAAGACCCACCAGCTAAGCTTGCCGCAAGAAAGCGTGCTTTTAAAAACTTCGCCCGTAAGCGGCGAGGCGTTTTCGCGGCTTTTTGACGAGAGCATGGCGCGGATGAGCTTTGGTTTTCGCGGGCAAAAGCTTGGCGAGGAGGAAATTTTAAGCTTGCTTCATAGCTCCGATCGCGAGGTGCGAAAGGACGCCGCAGCCTCGCTAAGCGCGGTGCTAGAGCAAAACTCCCACCTGCTTGGCTACATCTACAATATGATCAAAACCGATCTTAAAATTCGCTGCGAGCTGCGCGGCTACGATAAAGCCGAGGCGGTGATGCATGAGGAAAATCAGATAAACATCGCAAGCGTCGATGCGCTGATCGCAGAGACGGAGCGAAGCTTCGCTCTAGTCGGCAAATTTTACGCCAAAAAGCGCGAAATTTTAGGCTACGATGCGCTGTATGATTACGACAGATACGCGCCGCTTGGGGGCGACGAGGGCGAGTTTAGCTTCGAGCAGGCTAAGCAGATCGTGCTTGCGGCATTTGAAAAATTTAGCCCAAAATTTAAGCAGATCGCGCTGATCGCGTTTGAGCGAAACTGGATCGACGCAATGCCCGCGCAAAATAAGCAAAGCGGCGCGTTTTCGCATTCGGGCTCTCGCGATACGCACCCTTTCGTGCTTTTAAATTTTACCCGCAAGCGCCGCGACGTATTTACCCTCGCGCACGAGCTGGGGCACGCGATACATCAGTATCTAAGCTACGGCGTGGGCTATTTTAACTCCTTCACGCCGCTAACGACGGCTGAGACCGCGTCGGTTTTCTGCGAGATGCTGGTGTTTGATTATATGCGCGAAAATTTTTCAAATTTAAACGGTTTGTCGAATTTCAAAAGCACCGCCGCCTTGGACGGCTCGCAAAATTTTAAATGTAGCGCTTCGCAAGAGGCTCAGGGCGGTGAAATTCCAAACGAGCGCGCCGTAAAAAACTCCGCCTCGCAAGACTCTGCGGGTTCGTGCGAGCTTGCTGCGAGCGATACGGATACGCCCTCGCAGACTGCAAACGATAAAGCCGCGCTGCGAGCGATGCTTGCGGCAAAGATCGAGGATATCTTCGCTACGCTTTACCGCCAGATCGGATTTACGACCTTTGAGCGGCGCGTGCATGCAAGCGCGGATGAGCTAAGCATCGAGCGGCTGGGTGAGCTGTGGATGGAGGAGTCGCGCAAGATGTTTGCCGGCGAGCTAATCTTGCAGGATCATTACAAAAGCTGGTGGAGCTACATTCCGCACTTCGTTCACACGCCGTTTTACTGCTACTCCTATGCCTACGCGCAGCTTTTGGTGCTCGCGTTTTACGGGCTGTATAAGAGCGGCAGGCTCGAAAATTTCGTTCAAATTTACACTGAGTTTTTAAGCTCGGGCGGCAGCGACGCGCCGCAAAAGCTGGTGGCAAAATTCGGCTTTGACATCAATAAAAGCGAGTTTTGGCGCATCGGCATAGAACAGGTCGCGGCGCTTGTAGATGAGTTTGTGAGGGGTTAG
- the truB gene encoding tRNA pseudouridine(55) synthase TruB, with the protein MNRLFLADKPAGIGSNKFLSALKRKYGVKKAGFSGTLDPFASGALIVAFGQYARFFRFLKKEPKIYAATLWLGAQSPSGDNENIERVEQIPPLSRKVLDAAIAQMRGEIKFIPPAFSAKKIDGVRAYKLARAGEEVSLKESSMRVFDAEILSYAHPFVSFRVALSEGGYVRSFAQILAEKLGVCGTLSALRRESEGAFDLKDPRFADEAALNPLEFLDLAPNFYDGDARDVILGKKLAAKDLASRADGRYLLICGDFYSIIEISSGEVRYLWNDVPIAGGAF; encoded by the coding sequence ATGAATAGATTGTTTTTGGCGGACAAGCCCGCGGGCATCGGCAGCAATAAATTTTTAAGCGCTCTTAAGCGCAAATACGGCGTGAAAAAGGCTGGCTTTAGCGGCACGCTCGATCCTTTCGCGAGCGGCGCGCTGATTGTCGCGTTCGGGCAATACGCGCGCTTTTTTAGATTTTTAAAAAAGGAGCCAAAAATCTACGCTGCGACGCTGTGGCTGGGCGCGCAAAGCCCAAGCGGAGATAATGAAAATATCGAGCGTGTGGAACAAATCCCGCCGCTTTCGCGCAAGGTTTTAGATGCCGCGATAGCGCAAATGCGCGGTGAGATAAAATTTATCCCGCCCGCTTTCAGCGCCAAGAAAATTGACGGTGTGCGCGCATACAAGCTCGCTCGCGCAGGCGAAGAGGTGAGCCTAAAAGAGAGCTCGATGCGGGTTTTTGATGCCGAAATTTTAAGCTACGCTCATCCATTCGTGAGCTTTCGCGTTGCGCTTAGCGAGGGCGGCTACGTGCGCTCTTTTGCGCAAATTTTAGCAGAAAAACTAGGCGTTTGCGGTACGCTAAGCGCGCTTAGGCGGGAGAGCGAGGGGGCTTTCGATTTGAAAGATCCGCGTTTTGCGGATGAGGCGGCGCTAAATCCGCTCGAGTTTTTGGACCTCGCGCCGAACTTTTACGACGGCGACGCGCGCGACGTGATCTTGGGTAAAAAGCTTGCCGCAAAGGATCTGGCGAGCCGCGCAGACGGGCGCTATCTGCTTATCTGCGGCGATTTTTACTCGATCATCGAGATAAGCTCGGGCGAGGTGCGCTATCTTTGGAACGACGTTCCGATCGCAGGCGGCGCGTTTTAA
- a CDS encoding ATP-dependent Clp protease adaptor ClpS — translation MATKTGVQIHTRAKTKSFVPRPYKVILLNDDVTTMDFVVYILMEIFAKNFNDAVDLMMKVHKQGRAVCGAYPKEIAECKQQAVLQAAKAAGFPLRCEIEED, via the coding sequence ATGGCAACTAAAACCGGCGTGCAGATTCACACTCGCGCCAAAACAAAATCTTTCGTGCCTCGTCCGTATAAGGTGATTTTACTAAACGACGACGTAACAACGATGGATTTCGTGGTTTATATTTTGATGGAGATTTTTGCCAAAAACTTTAACGACGCCGTAGATTTAATGATGAAAGTTCATAAGCAGGGTCGCGCGGTTTGCGGCGCGTATCCTAAAGAGATAGCCGAGTGTAAGCAACAAGCGGTTTTACAAGCGGCAAAGGCCGCAGGATTCCCTCTTAGATGTGAGATCGAAGAGGATTAA
- the smpB gene encoding SsrA-binding protein SmpB: MKELSKNRKAFHDFTILESFEAGIVLKGSEVKALRAGRGNLKDSFCRVIRGELFLLNAHISYLESTNAHFRPDEGAARKLLMHRKQIDKLLGAVSKEGLTIVVLSLYLNDKNRVKARIALASGKNLHDKRESLKRKEADREAQSAMKRYDKHSF, translated from the coding sequence ATGAAAGAACTGAGTAAAAATCGCAAGGCATTTCACGATTTTACGATACTTGAAAGCTTTGAAGCAGGCATCGTGCTAAAAGGCAGCGAGGTCAAAGCTCTGCGCGCGGGCAGGGGCAATCTCAAAGATAGCTTTTGTCGCGTGATCCGCGGCGAGCTGTTTTTGCTAAACGCGCATATCAGCTATCTTGAAAGCACAAACGCCCATTTTCGTCCCGACGAAGGGGCGGCGCGAAAGCTTTTAATGCACCGAAAGCAGATCGACAAGCTGCTTGGCGCGGTTAGCAAAGAGGGCCTTACCATCGTAGTTTTGTCGCTGTATCTCAATGATAAAAACCGCGTAAAGGCGCGTATCGCTTTGGCTAGTGGCAAAAATCTGCACGACAAGCGTGAATCGCTAAAGCGCAAGGAAGCCGACCGCGAAGCGCAAAGCGCGATGAAGCGATACGACAAGCATTCATTTTAA